In a single window of the Capsicum annuum cultivar UCD-10X-F1 unplaced genomic scaffold, UCD10Xv1.1 ctg29299, whole genome shotgun sequence genome:
- the LOC124891038 gene encoding putative pentatricopeptide repeat-containing protein At2g01510, with product SKLVSVSLVLCRKRTESDHWPFSTMGNMRAKNPQGAIQMFYKRFYCGLSERIVDVPVDARIVKTGFDPEISRFNFQLKDLVRTNQIASARKLFDEMPYKNTCSVNMMVSGYVKSRNLFHARELFDSMVSRNEVSWTTMIGGYSQNNRPKEAINLYNEMCRSGVKPDHITFATLLSGFDDTTTLKEVHQIHSHVIRFGLSSSLIVCNSLVDSYCKTCCLDTASQLFSEMPTKDSVSFNVMITGHTKYGFREEAVKLFMQMRNVDFQPSDFTFAAVLGLSVGSDDVIFGRQIHGLAIKTSY from the exons CAGCAAGTTGGTTTCTGTCAGCTTGGTCCTGTGCAGGAAACGAACCGAGTCTGACCATTGGCCTTTCAG CACAATGGGTAATATGAGAGCTAAAAATCCACAGGGTGCAATTCAGATGTTTTACAAGAGATTTTACTGTGGCCTCAg TGAACGCATTGTTGATGTTCCAGTAGATGCCCGGATAGTTAAAACGGGGTTCGACCCTGAAATCTCTCGCTTTAACTTCCAACTAAAGGATTTAGTCAGAACAAATCAAATAGCAAGCGCACGCAaactgtttgatgaaatgccttacaAAAACACTTGCTCTGTAAACATGATGGTTTCGGGTTATGTGAAGTCCCGTAATCTTTTTCATGCGAGGGAGTTGTTTGATAGCATGGTCTCTCGTAATGAGGTTTCATGGACTACGATGATTGGTGGTTACTCTCAGAACAATCGGCCGAAAGAAGCTATCAATCTTTACAATGAGATGTGTAGGTCGGGGGTGAAGCCGGATCATATCACCTTTGCAACTCTCTTATCGGGTTTTGATGATACAACGACGTTGAAAGAAGTACATCAGATTCATTCCCATGTCATTAGATTTGGATTAAGTTCAAGTCTTATTGTTTGCAACAGTTTGGTAGATTCGTACTGCAAAACTTGCTGCCTCGATACAGCGTCTCAACTCTTCAGTGAAATGCCAACTAAAGATTCAGTAAGCTTCAATGTTATGATAACGGGGCATACAAAATATGGTTTCCGTGAAGAAGCAGTGAAGCTTTTTATGCAAATGCGGAATGTGGATTTTCAGCCTTCGGATTTTACTTTTGCAGCAGTTCTTGGTCTGAGTGTTGGATCAGATGATGTTATTTTTGGCCGACAAATTCATGGACTTGCCATCAAGACCAGCTAT